One Capsicum annuum cultivar UCD-10X-F1 chromosome 2, UCD10Xv1.1, whole genome shotgun sequence genomic window carries:
- the LOC107858987 gene encoding E3 ubiquitin-protein ligase WAV3, which translates to MSGTWSKLQKTLSFRQPKSPLPTAENSSSDSKSSSSSLRPPSSPSSSTFSRFSRSFSTTSRSSKRTCAICLGSMKPGNGQAIFTAECSHSFHFSCIANSVKHGNYLCPICRCKWKEIPLMSSFSTDANTNNAGRTRVSPLEDNYLDNIPRVPPPVSLPLPEPLHFSDDEPLPSIIMDQTSSPSTVHPETLVLKAFPEYSAVIASETISKFAVLVGVRAPPLVDDARHQERAPIDLVTVLDISGSMAGSKLTLLKQAVCFVIDNLGPSDRLAIVTFSSGAQRNFPLRRMTEQGRREATQAVCSISANGGTNIVEGLKKGVRVLEERRERNPVASIVLLSDGRDTYNGDNANQRRSPRNRRSSNATSGPDFLNLLPSSICTHNREALAARQLPTFHVHTFGFGLDHDSSTMHAISDASGGTFSFIETVGTVQDAFAMCIGGLLSVVAQELKLTVRSASRGVYIGSIPSGRYANEISEQGKQGVINIGNLYADEEKEFLFYLSVPSADIEQGATKTSLLQITYSYKNTTSEEMVSVEGETVEISRPPVLSPTDVLISREVDRQINRLAVAEAIAEAQQLAEMGNLEGAQAVLTNRRASLLSSVSAQAGDALCSWLDTELTEIRERMASRERYEQTGRAYVLSGLSSHSWQRATTRGDTTTQILLQGGSSSNSGATIGYETPSMVTMISKSQNLSLVNRSEQAPRQNKTCNLSPGS; encoded by the exons ATGTCAGGGACATGGAGCAAACTTCAGAAAACGCTGTCGTTTCGGCAACCTAAATCTCCTCTTCCAACAGCGGAGAATTCATCTTCCGAttccaaatcatcatcatcatctcttCGGCCACCTTCCTCCCCATCTTCATCCACTTTTTCTCGTTTCTCTAGAAGCTTCAGTACCACCTCCCGATCTTCTAAG AGAACATGTGCCATTTGCCTTGGGAGTATGAAACCAGGGAATGGTCAGGCCATATTCACCGCTGAATGCTCTCACTCTTTTCACTTCAGCTGCATTGCCAACAGTGTTAAGCATGGAAACTATCTCTGCCCCATCTGCAGATGCAAATGGAAAGAGATTCCTCTCATGTCGTCCTTCAGTACTGATGCAAACACTAATAATGCTGGGCGGACTCGTGTCTCTCCACTTGAGGATAATTACCTTGACAATATTCCTCGTGTTCCACCACCTGTGTCCCTGCCCCTTCCTGAGCCTCTTCATTTCTCTGATGATGAACCTCTTCCCAGCATCATTATGGATCAGACCTCCTCCCCTTCCACTGTTCATCCAGAGACTCTGGTCTTGAAAGCATTTCCAGAATATTCTGCCGTTATTGCTTCTGAAACTATTTCAAAATTTGCTGTTCTTGTTGGAGTAAGGGCACCCCCTCTAGTTGATGATGCTCGGCACCAAGAACGCGCACCTATTGACCTGGTCACAGTTCTAGATATTAGTGGCAGTATGGCTGGATCAAAATTGACTCTCCTGAAGCAAGCAGTTTGTTTTGTCATAGATAACTTGGGGCCTTCTGACCGTCTAGCTATTGTTACTTTTTCATCAGGAGCTCAAAGAAATTTTCCCTTGCGAAGGATGACAGAGCAAGGTCGTAGAGAGGCTACACAGGCTGTCTGTTCCATTTCAGCAAATGGTGGGACAAATATTGTGGAAGGACTGAAGAAGGGGGTTCGAGTTCTTGAAGAGAGACGTGAAAGGAACCCAGTTGCAAGCATTGTTCTCCTCTCAGATGGAAGAGACACATATAACGGTGATAATGCCAATCAACGGCGGAGTCCTCGTAACCGCAGATCCTCGAATGCAACCTCAGGTCCAGACTTTTTGAATCTATTGCCTTCTTCTATTTGTACTCATAATAGAGAAGCACTAGCAGCAAGACAACTGCCAACTTTCCATGTACATACGTTCGGATTTGGTTTAGACCATGACTCCTCTACTATGCATGCTATCTCAGATGCATCAGGTGGTACATTTTCTTTCATTGAGACTGTTGGTACTGTTCAAGATGCTTTTGCTATGTGTATTGGTGGTCTCCTTAGTGTTGTCGCCCAGGAACTAAAGCTTACTGTTAGGTCAGCATCACGTGGAGTATATATTGGATCTATTCCTTCAGGAAGGTATGCAAATGAAATTTCTGAACAGGGAAAGCAAGGGGTAATAAACATCGGAAATCTGTATGCAGATGAGGAAAAAGAATTTCTTTTCTACTTGTCTGTTCCTTCCGCTGATATTGAGCAAGGCGCAACAAAGACATCTCTGTTGCAAATTACATATAGTTACAAGAATACCACATCCGAAGAAATGGTCAGTGTGGAGGGTGAGACAGTAGAGATAAGTCGGCCACCAGTGTTGTCTCCTACAGATGTGCTAATAAGTCGTGAGGTTGATAGGCAGATAAATAGGCTGGCAGTGGCAGAAGCCATTGCAGAGGCACAACAATTGGCAGAAATGGGAAATCTTGAGGGTGCCCAAGCAGTGCTAACTAACCGAAGAGCTTCTCTTCTATCTTCTGTATCTGCCCAAGCAGGCGATGCTCTCTGTAGCTGGCTTGACACGGAATTGACTGAAATCAGAGAAAGGATGGCAAGCAGAGAGCGCTATGAACAAACAGGACGAGCTTATGTCCTCTCGGGTTTGAGTTCACATTCTTGGCAAAGAGCGACAACTAGAGGAGACACGACAACACAAATATTACTGCAAGGTGGTAGTTCAAGCAATAGTGGCGCCACCATCGGGTATGAAACTCCATCTATGGTCACCATGATCTCAAAGTCACAAAATTTAAGTCTTGTTAATCGCTCCGAACAAGCTCCACGCCAGAACAAGACATGCAACTTGAGTCCCGGATCTTAG
- the LOC107857987 gene encoding exopolygalacturonase-like, translating to MRVSQVHGKGTVVNIQDFGALPDGKTDSSQAILKAWSQACKSKVGGTIFIPPGTFLLNTVTFSGPCNGPTIFNVNGVLRAPTGNSRYEYWILFQHINGLTINGKGSLDGQGPSAWSLYNVKANSRHPPSSIKFNDMSNVLIQSITSINSKFFHYQIDGSQGIHFEDVTITAPGDSPNTDGIHIGNSNDTIIHKAKISTGDDCISIGPGTSNIHISEVYCGPGHGISIGSLGKYQNEADVNGVVVRDCTLVRTQNGLRIKSWAPSPPSKVFNVTFEDIDVNHVENPIIIDQQYCPHSTCSKQGGESQVQISNVKFINIRGTSASKVGVVLNCSKSFRCQGIEIRDLDLTFNGHEITATCSNANINFYGQQIAAPICT from the exons ATGAGG GTTTCTCAGGTTCATGGTAAAGGTACAGTGGTTAATATTCAAGATTTTGGTGCTTTGCCTGATGGGAAGACTGATAGTAGCCAG GCAATTTTGAAGGCATGGAGCCAAGCATGTAAAAGCAAAGTAGGAGGCACAATCTTCATTCCACCAGGGACTTTCTTGTTGAATACAGTAACATTTAGTGGCCCATGCAATGGCCCAACTATTTTCAACGTAAATGGAGTTTTGAGAGCTCCCACTGGTAACAGCAGATATGAATACTGGATATTATTTCAGCATATTAATGGACTGACTATTAATGGAAAAGGTTCTTTAGATGGCCAAGGTCCATCTGCATGGTCCCTATATAATGTTAAAGCCAACAGCAGGCATCCTCCTTCG TCTATAAAATTCAATGACATGAGCAATGTCTTGATACAAAGCATAACATCAATCAACAGCAAGTTCTTCCATTACCAAATTGATGGTAGCCAAGGAATTCATTTCGAGGACGTGACCATAACAGCACCCGGCGATAGCCCAAACACTGATGGGATTCATATAGGCAACTCCAACGATACCATCATTCACAAAGCAAAAATTTCTACTGGTGATGATTGCATTTCGATTGGTCCTGGTACATCGAATATTCACATTTCTGAGGTCTATTGTGGCCCTGGTCATGGCATTAGCATTGGAAGTTTAGGAAAGTACCAAAATGAAGCTGATGTGAATGGAGTTGTTGTGAGGGATTGTACACTTGTGAGGACTCAAAATGGACTAAGGATAAAGAGTTGGGCACCTTCACCTCCTAGCAAAGTTTTCAATGTCACCTTTGAAGATATTGATGTGAATCATGTTGAAAATCCTATCATCATTGATCAACAATATTGTCCTCATTCAACTTGTAGTAAACAG GGTGGTGAATCACAAGTGCAGATTTCAAATGTTAAATTCATCAACATAAGAGGAACTTCAGCATCAAAAGTGGGAGTAGTGCTTAATTGCAGCAAAAGTTTCCGATGCCAAGGGATTGAGATAAGGGATTTGGACTTAACTTTCAATGGCCATGAAATCACTGCAACTTGTTCAAatgcaaatattaatttttatggaCAGCAAATTGCTGCTCCTATCTGCACATGA
- the LOC107858990 gene encoding delta(24)-sterol reductase yields the protein MSDAKASPAPVHSKRKIQLVDFLLQFRWILVIFFVLPFSCLYYFSIYLGDIKSERKSFKQRQMEHEENVKEVVKRLGQRDASKDGLVCTARPPWVVVGMRNVDYKRARHFEVDLSKFRNILEIDTERMIAKVEPLVNMAQISRVTVPMNLSLAVLAELDDLTVGGLINGFGVEGSSHIFGLFSDTVVSLEVVLADGRVVRATKDNEYSDLFYAIPWSQGTLGLLVSAEIKLIPVKEYVKLTYKPVTGNLKELAQAYADSFAPRDGDQDNPSKVPEMVEGMIYSPTEGVMMTGEYASKKEAKQRGNVINNYGLWFKPWFYQHAQTALKRGEFVEYIPTRDYYHRHTRSLYWEGKLILPFGDQFWFRFLLGWLMPPKIALLKATQSEAIRNYYHDHHVIQDLLVPLYKVGDCLEYVHREMEVYPIWLCPHRIYKLPVRPMIYPEPGFEEHKRQGDTKYAQMYTDVGVYYVPGAVLRGEPFDGTEKCRQLELWLIENHGFQAQYAVTELTEKNFWRMFDGGLYEKCRRKYKAVGTFMNVYYKSKKGRKTEKEVQEAEQEKAEEESPEVDEPAED from the exons ATGTCGGACGCTAAGGCCTCCCCGGCCCCTGTTCATTCCAAGAGGAAGATCCAATTGGTGGACTTTCTTCTCCAATTCAGATGGATCCTTGTTATCTTCTTTGTCCTTCCTTTCTCGTGCCTGTATTACTTCTCCATATATCTAGGGGATATAAAATCTGAGAGGAAATCTTTCAAGCAGCGACAGATGGAACACGAAGAAAATGTTAAAGAGGTTGTGAAGCGCCTTGGACAGAGGGATGCATCAAAGGATGGTCTTGTCTGCACGGCAAGACCTCCGTGGGTTGTTGTTGGAATGAGAAATGTTGACTATAAACGTGCTCGTCATTTTGAAGTTGATCTTTCCAAGTTTAGAAATATACTTGAAATTGACACGGAACGAATGATTGCCAAAGTTGAGCCTCTAGTCAATATGGCCCAAATATCAAGGGTTACTGTCCCAATGAATCTTTCCCTCGCAGTTCTTGCTGAGCTCGATGATCTCACTGTTGGTGGTCTGATCAATGGCTTCGGAGTTGAAGGAAGCTCTCACATCTTTGGATTGTTCTCTGACACTGTTGTGTCGCTTGAGGTTGTTCTAGCAGATGGACGGGTTGTTAGAGCTACAAAGGACAATGAGTATTCTGATCTTTTCTACGCTATCCCGTGGTCTCAGGGGACATTGGGACTTCTTGTTTCAGCTGAGATCAAGCTTATACCAGTCAAGGAATACGTAAAACTTACCTACAAACCTGTAACTGGTAATCTTAAAGAACTTGCACAGGCTTACGCGGATTCTTTTGCACCTAGAGATGGAGACCAGGACAATCCTTCTAAAGTTCCAGAGATGGTAGAAGGCATGATTTATAGTCCCACGGAAGGTGTTATGATGACCGGCGAATATGCTTCGAAGAAAGAAGCCAAGCAAAGGGGTAACGTAATCAACAACTACGGTTTGTGGTTCAAGCCATGGTTTTATCAGCATGCTCAAACCGCGCTGAAAAGAGGGGAGTTTGTGGAGTACATTCCAACTAGGGACTACTACCACAGGCACACAAGATCCTTGTATTGGGAAGGGAAACTAATTCTTCCATTTGGCGATCAATTCTGGTTCAGGTTCCTTCTTGGCTGGCTCATGCCACCCAAAATTGCTCTGCTCAAAGCCACTCAAAGTGAGGCTATTAGGAACTACTACCACGACCATCATGTCATTCAGGATCTTCTTGTTCCTCTTTACAAAGTCGGCGACTGTCTAGAGTATGTCCACCGCGAAATGGAG GTATATCCCATCTGGCTCTGCCCGCACAGAATTTACAAGCTGCCAGTGAGACCAATGATCTATCCTGAACCAGGATTCGAGGAACACAAAAGGCAGGGTGACACCAAATATGCTCAAATGTACACTGATGTCGGCGTCTACTATGTTCCTGGAGCTGTCCTGAGGGGTGAGCCCTTTGATGGTACTGAGAAATGCCGCCAGCTGGAGCTTTGGTTGATCGAAAACCATGGATTTCAGGCTCAGTATGCGGTGACTGAGCTGACAGAGAAGAACTTCTGGAGGATGTTTGATGGAGGGCTGTACGAGAAGTGCAGAAGAAAATACAAAGCCGTAGGAACATTCATGAACGTGTACTATAAATCAAAGAAAGGAAGGAAGACAGAGAAGGAAGTACAGGAAGCTGAGCAAGAGAAAGCTGAAGAAGAGAGTCCTGAAGTCGACGAGCCTGCAGAAGATTGA
- the LOC107861109 gene encoding uncharacterized protein LOC107861109, producing MGMVVVISLPFILFTILIGFGCFFFGRAKGRQDLKTNPQVFGVPTPPPGTNCDIPTATAAAPFPPTQNFKQDNTSNV from the coding sequence atggGTATGGTAGTAGttatttctcttccatttatactCTTCACAATACTTATTGgatttggttgttttttctttGGAAGAGCTAAAGGTAGACAAGATCTCAAAACTAATCCCCAAGTCTTTGGtgtccccaccccaccccctggTACTAATTGTGATATTCCTACTGCTACCGCTGCTGCTCCTTTTCCTCCAACTCAAAATTTCAAGCAAGATAATACTTCCAATGTGTAA
- the LOC107858989 gene encoding photosystem I reaction center subunit III, chloroplastic, whose translation MSLTIPTNLSKPISSSKFSSQFTTKPRTSTIVCSSNQTPASTKTDESSSSLKAFSAALALSSILLSAPVLPASADISGLTPCKESKQFAKREKQQIKKLENSLKLYAPDSAPALAINATIEKTKRRFDNYAKQGLLCGSDGLPHLIVSGDQRHWGEFITPGILFLYIAGWIGWVGRSYLIAIRDEKKPTMKEIIIDVPLANRLVWRGFIWPVAAYRELVNGELIDSNV comes from the exons ATGTCTCTCACAATTCCTACAAACCTTTCAAAACCCATTTCATCATCTAAGTTTAGCTCACAATTTACCACAAAACCAAGAACTTCAACCATAGTATGCTCTTCAAACCAGACCCCTGCTTCTACTAAGACAGATGAGAGTTCTTCCTCATTAAAAGCATTCTCAGCAGCACTTGCTTTGTCTTCAATTCTTTTGTCAGCACCAGTGCTTCCAGCTTCTGCTGACATCTCTGGGCTCACACCTTGCAAGGAGTCAAAGCAGTTTGCTAAGAGGGAGAAGCAACAGATCAAGAAGCTTGAGAATTCTTTGAAACTGTATGCACCTGATAGTGCTCCTGCACTTGCTATTAATGCCACTATTGAGAAAACTAAGCGCAG ATTTGACAACTATGCGAAACAAGGACTGTTGTGCGGATCGGATGGACTGCCACACCTGATAGTGAGTGGAGACCAGAGGCACTGGGGTGAGTTCATCACTCCTGGGATCCTCTTCTTGTACATTGCTGGATGGATTGGGTGGGTAGGAAGGAGCTACTTGATTGCAATAAGAGATGAGAAGAAGCCAACAATGAAGGAGATCATCATTGATGTTCCATTGGCTAACAGGCTCGTCTGGAGAGGCTTCATCTGGCCTGTTGCTGCTTACAGAGAGTTAGTGAATGGAGAACTCATTGACTCTAATGTCTAA